The Desmonostoc muscorum LEGE 12446 genome includes a region encoding these proteins:
- a CDS encoding serine/threonine-protein kinase, with amino-acid sequence MSQSPLTRPEIAAGTLIDNRYIIQKLLGQGGLGRTYLAYDTRRFNEACVLKEFAPIGTGESGLEQYRNLFKREAKILHQLQHSQIPKFLACFEGDGRLFLVQEYVDGKTYSRLLGELQRQGRNFSEDEVIQWLKNLLPVLEYVHEHNIIHRDISPDNIMLPDGNDLPVLIDFGVGKQITDINEAKTSNQVTFVGKMSLVGKVGYAPREQISLGLCSPSSDLYALGVTAIVLLTGRDPSLLMDQYSLEWNWRYYAYVTDGFAQVLDRMLADRPNKRYQTAREVIADLELLEQPQVTNSPAIAIDLPPTVFNPEYQAMSAISESYNQLGETIFSSPSLPASPQIGRIQEQQQQQQPSLNPAFVKHCQQELAYHIGPMATLVIEEILAQNPYISPDQFVELIAAEIPNFQAAFEFKKSLFS; translated from the coding sequence ATGTCACAGTCCCCTTTGACAAGACCAGAAATAGCTGCTGGAACTCTAATCGATAACCGCTATATTATCCAAAAACTTTTGGGACAGGGAGGATTGGGACGAACTTATTTAGCGTATGATACTCGTCGCTTCAATGAAGCTTGTGTTCTCAAAGAATTTGCACCCATTGGCACAGGAGAAAGTGGACTCGAACAATATCGCAACTTATTTAAAAGAGAAGCAAAAATTCTTCACCAATTGCAACATTCTCAAATTCCCAAGTTTTTGGCTTGCTTTGAAGGAGATGGTCGGCTGTTTTTAGTACAAGAGTATGTTGATGGAAAAACATATTCTCGGCTGCTAGGAGAACTTCAACGCCAAGGAAGAAATTTTTCTGAAGACGAAGTTATCCAGTGGCTAAAAAATCTGCTGCCTGTGTTGGAATATGTCCACGAGCATAATATTATCCATCGAGATATTTCTCCTGACAATATCATGTTACCTGATGGCAACGATCTGCCAGTGCTGATTGATTTTGGTGTCGGTAAGCAAATTACTGATATCAACGAGGCCAAAACTTCTAACCAAGTAACTTTTGTTGGTAAAATGTCTCTGGTTGGTAAAGTGGGATACGCTCCCCGCGAGCAGATTAGCTTGGGTTTATGTTCTCCCTCCAGTGACCTTTACGCTTTGGGGGTAACAGCTATTGTACTGCTCACAGGTAGAGATCCATCCTTATTAATGGATCAGTACTCCTTAGAATGGAACTGGCGTTATTATGCCTATGTTACCGATGGTTTCGCTCAAGTACTCGATCGCATGTTAGCAGATAGACCCAACAAGCGATACCAAACAGCCAGAGAAGTAATCGCAGATTTAGAACTTCTTGAACAACCACAAGTAACAAACTCTCCTGCAATTGCCATTGATTTACCTCCCACGGTATTTAATCCTGAATATCAGGCTATGTCGGCAATTTCCGAGTCATACAACCAATTAGGAGAAACAATCTTTAGTTCACCCAGTTTACCTGCGAGTCCACAAATTGGGCGAATACAAGAACAACAACAACAACAACAACCTTCTCTTAATCCAGCTTTTGTTAAACATTGTCAGCAAGAGTTAGCTTACCACATCGGGCCAATGGCAACTCTAGTTATAGAAGAAATATTGGCTCAAAATCCTTACATTTCACCTGACCAATTTGTTGAACTGATAGCCGCAGAAATTCCTAACTTTCAAGCAGCTTTTGAATTTAAAAAAAGCTTATTTTCTTAG
- a CDS encoding c-type heme family protein, producing MLKNLNLKQKFTILLLVILTFGLSLSGFALSSLLRENAKQDISSTALMLMQTMSSVRKYTSTEVNPELADKLATEFLPQSVPGYSARQVFEILRKTTDYRDFSYKEATLNPTNLRDKADGFETEIVEKFRNKSDLKEVSGFRSIPSGDFFYVARPLPVSEESCLKCHSVPEAAPQSMITLYGAANGFGWKLNEIVGAQIILVPANNVINKANQSSLLIILIVSTIFIATILLVNFFLNRQVVIPLKRMTRVAEEVSTGHMEVEFEQMSNDEIGNLARAFKRMQLSLEMAMKRIKRTQGGTGD from the coding sequence ATGCTAAAGAATCTGAATTTGAAACAAAAATTTACAATTCTACTACTAGTAATTTTGACATTTGGTCTGAGTTTAAGCGGATTTGCTCTTTCTTCTTTGCTGAGGGAGAATGCCAAACAAGATATTAGCTCAACGGCTCTCATGCTGATGCAAACAATGAGTTCTGTTCGTAAATACACCAGTACTGAAGTGAATCCAGAGTTAGCTGATAAATTAGCAACGGAGTTTTTGCCACAAAGTGTTCCTGGATACTCAGCACGTCAAGTATTTGAAATTTTACGCAAAACAACAGACTACCGTGACTTCTCTTATAAAGAAGCAACTCTTAATCCCACTAATCTTCGGGATAAAGCAGACGGTTTTGAGACTGAAATTGTAGAAAAGTTCAGAAATAAATCAGATTTAAAAGAAGTGAGTGGATTTCGCTCAATTCCTAGCGGAGATTTCTTTTACGTTGCTCGTCCGTTACCAGTTTCTGAAGAAAGCTGTTTGAAGTGTCATAGCGTACCGGAAGCTGCACCTCAAAGTATGATTACTCTTTATGGTGCAGCTAATGGATTTGGGTGGAAGCTGAATGAAATTGTTGGCGCTCAAATTATATTAGTACCAGCGAATAACGTTATCAACAAAGCCAATCAATCTTCCTTGCTGATCATTCTAATTGTATCAACTATTTTTATCGCAACTATCCTGTTAGTCAACTTTTTCTTGAATCGACAAGTTGTTATTCCTCTCAAACGCATGACTCGCGTGGCGGAGGAAGTAAGTACGGGACATATGGAAGTTGAATTTGAGCAGATGTCTAATGATGAAATTGGTAATCTAGCTAGAGCTTTTAAACGGATGCAATTAAGTTTAGAAATGGCAATGAAACGAATTAAACGGACTCAGGGAGGTACAGGAGATTAG
- a CDS encoding IS4 family transposase, whose amino-acid sequence MKLLEANPYRDCDFGDKRLTDRAVLIAEALKVKYGHPLSEIFQSASDLKRGYEFFSNPKTTFEKLTQPSFKQTAQEIYGIPIVLAVGDTTYLDYKKILEKRDDYGPTGNGGNGLILHSSLALDPDFGQPLGLLWEKLWHRQHKASPPPEETSTAKKKRLKKERLIAKNRAFKEKESYRWVEVFQKVNKLFKGLEMPDGGLLSRVIHVFDREGDIAEVFALQRKNKNTGVVVRAAHNRCLEGENSYLWEYVTSQKVQFIKEIELPETKKRKERTATLEIRYCPVSINPPSRLKKSGNFNVYALFATEINVPDGCEPITWMLLTSELITTQTEASQILRWYTYRWRIEEYHKILKSGCKAESYRLAGESMSTMLGFLTVIAAQLLRMTYLHRNSPHSSAELVLTKIQMDVLLASTPPKQKKQIQLTVDWAIRAIARLGGYLEHRKNSPIGIQVLWRGWLELETLCQGWLLHENLKSIY is encoded by the coding sequence ATGAAACTATTAGAAGCAAACCCGTACCGCGATTGTGATTTTGGTGACAAACGTCTGACCGACAGAGCAGTGTTAATTGCGGAGGCTTTAAAAGTAAAATATGGTCATCCTCTATCAGAAATATTTCAAAGCGCTAGTGACCTCAAACGTGGCTACGAATTCTTTTCTAACCCCAAAACAACTTTTGAGAAATTGACCCAACCATCTTTTAAACAGACGGCACAAGAGATTTATGGCATACCAATAGTATTAGCGGTAGGAGATACTACTTATCTGGATTATAAAAAAATATTAGAAAAAAGAGATGATTATGGGCCTACGGGCAATGGTGGGAACGGACTAATTTTACATAGTTCTTTAGCACTAGACCCAGACTTTGGTCAGCCACTAGGACTATTATGGGAGAAATTGTGGCATCGACAGCACAAAGCATCTCCACCACCAGAGGAAACATCTACGGCAAAAAAAAAGCGATTAAAAAAAGAACGTTTAATCGCCAAGAATAGAGCTTTTAAAGAGAAAGAATCTTATCGATGGGTTGAAGTTTTTCAGAAAGTAAACAAATTATTTAAAGGTTTAGAAATGCCTGATGGGGGACTACTCTCAAGAGTAATTCATGTCTTTGACCGTGAAGGAGATATTGCAGAAGTATTCGCACTTCAACGTAAAAATAAAAATACAGGTGTAGTTGTCAGAGCCGCTCACAATCGTTGTTTAGAAGGAGAAAACTCTTATCTATGGGAGTATGTAACATCCCAGAAAGTGCAGTTTATAAAAGAGATTGAATTACCTGAAACTAAAAAGCGAAAAGAAAGAACTGCCACCTTGGAGATCAGGTATTGTCCAGTATCAATAAATCCTCCTTCTCGGTTAAAAAAGTCAGGCAATTTTAACGTTTACGCGCTCTTTGCAACAGAAATTAATGTGCCAGATGGATGTGAGCCAATTACGTGGATGCTACTGACAAGCGAGTTAATAACAACACAGACAGAAGCATCTCAAATTCTTCGATGGTATACGTATCGCTGGCGGATAGAAGAATATCACAAAATACTAAAATCTGGCTGTAAAGCGGAAAGTTACCGCTTGGCAGGGGAGAGTATGTCAACAATGTTAGGTTTTTTAACAGTGATTGCGGCACAATTACTGCGAATGACTTATCTACACCGGAATTCCCCGCACAGTTCAGCAGAATTGGTGTTAACAAAAATACAAATGGACGTGCTACTTGCTAGTACTCCACCCAAACAAAAAAAGCAGATACAGCTTACAGTTGACTGGGCAATTAGAGCAATTGCACGTCTCGGCGGATACTTAGAACATAGGAAGAATAGCCCTATTGGGATACAAGTTTTGTGGCGAGGCTGGTTGGAATTAGAAACTTTATGCCAAGGTTGGTTGCTACATGAAAATCTAAAATCAATATATTGA
- a CDS encoding SDH family Clp fold serine proteinase, whose translation MGFGIGDLFWIFLLLTSLQPLWQKRQIEYRRLRALQEFQQERKSRVILLIHRQESISFLGIPISRYITIEDSEQILRAIRLTPPDAPIDLILHTPGGLVLATEQIARALIRHQAKVTVFVPHYAMSGGTMLALASDEIVMDANAVLGPVDPQLGSYPAASILKVVEDKPISEVDDQTLIMADLARKAIQQVQRFVRTLLKDSIPKQKVQPENIESIIEALTTGRVTHDYPITVEEATEMGLPVTVGLPHSIYDLMDLYPQPQGGRPTVQYIPMPYNDGRPVLPTPKGRPLEEPNQMT comes from the coding sequence ATGGGCTTTGGTATTGGCGATTTATTCTGGATTTTCCTGCTTCTTACTTCTTTGCAACCCCTTTGGCAAAAACGCCAAATAGAATATCGACGCTTGCGTGCTTTACAAGAATTTCAGCAAGAACGCAAAAGTCGAGTAATTTTGCTGATTCACCGCCAAGAGTCTATTAGCTTCCTGGGAATTCCCATATCTCGCTACATTACTATCGAAGACTCAGAACAGATACTGCGAGCAATTCGTCTCACTCCCCCAGATGCACCGATTGACTTAATTTTGCATACTCCTGGTGGTTTAGTCTTAGCTACAGAACAAATCGCTAGAGCATTAATTCGCCACCAAGCAAAAGTCACAGTCTTCGTACCCCACTACGCTATGAGCGGTGGTACAATGCTAGCTCTCGCCTCTGATGAAATTGTCATGGATGCCAACGCTGTTTTGGGGCCAGTTGATCCCCAACTCGGTAGTTACCCAGCAGCTAGTATCCTCAAAGTAGTTGAAGATAAACCCATCAGTGAGGTTGATGACCAAACCCTGATTATGGCCGACCTCGCACGCAAAGCAATACAGCAAGTACAACGGTTTGTGCGGACTCTGCTGAAAGACAGTATACCCAAACAAAAAGTTCAGCCAGAAAATATCGAATCGATTATCGAAGCCTTAACAACTGGGCGCGTTACCCACGACTATCCCATCACTGTTGAGGAAGCAACAGAAATGGGGCTGCCCGTAACCGTCGGACTGCCCCATTCTATTTACGACCTCATGGATTTGTACCCACAGCCACAAGGAGGACGACCCACTGTTCAATACATTCCTATGCCTTACAATGACGGTCGTCCAGTTCTACCTACACCCAAAGGCAGACCTTTAGAAGAACCAAATCAGATGACTTGA
- a CDS encoding peptidoglycan-binding domain-containing protein, with protein sequence MWCGFGKSSAAFAATCLLTASIVVVDTGFAAPQRSYTPQQFRAVLRGLGYNVKVTSTPLTDEETKKAIREFQTGYKLKPVDGIAGPKTQDFAANIIKILQANLNAVVKPNPLLPRDHFYGPQMEAAVKEYQKKNQLQETGIANLALRQKLDQEAKTLVGQPTPKPSPTPTAKPTAKPTAKPTAKPTATPTATPTATPTATPTATPTATPTATPTATPTATPTPTTTP encoded by the coding sequence ATGTGGTGTGGGTTTGGAAAATCAAGCGCGGCTTTTGCTGCTACCTGCCTGTTAACTGCTAGCATAGTAGTTGTAGACACAGGTTTTGCAGCTCCTCAACGTAGTTATACGCCACAGCAATTTCGTGCTGTGTTGCGGGGATTAGGGTATAACGTCAAGGTAACAAGTACGCCGTTGACGGACGAAGAAACTAAAAAAGCAATTCGTGAATTTCAGACGGGTTATAAGCTAAAACCAGTGGATGGCATAGCTGGACCAAAAACCCAAGATTTTGCTGCTAACATCATTAAAATTCTGCAAGCAAATTTGAATGCTGTGGTGAAGCCGAATCCTCTGCTTCCCCGCGATCATTTTTATGGTCCCCAAATGGAAGCAGCGGTGAAGGAATACCAGAAGAAAAATCAATTGCAAGAAACCGGAATTGCTAATTTAGCACTCCGGCAAAAGCTGGATCAAGAAGCAAAGACACTTGTGGGTCAGCCAACTCCCAAGCCATCACCTACACCGACGGCTAAACCAACGGCTAAACCGACGGCTAAACCAACGGCTAAACCAACGGCTACACCGACAGCTACACCGACAGCTACACCGACAGCTACACCGACAGCTACACCGACAGCTACACCGACCGCTACGCCAACTGCTACACCAACTGCTACACCGACACCGACGACTACACCTTAG
- the rimP gene encoding ribosome maturation factor RimP produces the protein MAHPLIPKIIDLATPVAEELGLELVGVVFHTNQNPPVLRVDIRNPQQDTGLNDCERMSRALETSLDAAEIFPDAYVLEVSSPGISRQLVTDREFISFKGFPVIISTSPPYDGQQEWTGQLIRRDETAVYLNQKGRVVEIQRSLITRVQLDERR, from the coding sequence ATGGCTCATCCCTTAATACCAAAAATTATTGATTTGGCGACACCAGTGGCAGAAGAACTGGGATTGGAACTGGTTGGCGTGGTTTTTCACACTAACCAAAATCCACCAGTGTTGCGGGTAGATATTCGCAATCCTCAGCAAGATACTGGATTAAATGATTGTGAAAGGATGAGTCGTGCTTTAGAAACCTCCTTAGATGCTGCGGAAATTTTTCCAGATGCTTATGTCTTGGAAGTGTCCAGTCCTGGTATCTCGCGGCAATTGGTCACCGACAGGGAGTTTATTTCTTTTAAAGGATTTCCTGTCATTATCTCCACTTCCCCACCTTACGACGGACAACAAGAGTGGACTGGTCAGTTGATTCGCCGGGATGAGACAGCAGTTTACTTAAACCAAAAAGGTCGTGTAGTCGAAATTCAGCGATCCCTAATTACTAGGGTGCAGCTAGACGAGCGCCGATAA
- the nusA gene encoding transcription termination factor NusA: MSMVTLPGLKELIESISRERNLPRLAVQSAIREALLKGYERYRRAQNLERKQFDEDYFDNFEVELDIEGEGFRVLSTKTIVEKVSNTDHQISLDEVQLVAPEAQLGDSVVLDVTPDQGEFGRMAAMQTKQVLAQKLRDQQRQMVQEEFQDLEGTVLQARVLRFERQSVILAVSSGFGQPEVEAELPKREQLPNDNYRANATFKVYLKKVSQGQQRGPQLLVSRADAGLVVYLFANEVPEIEDEVVRIVAVAREANPPSRYVGPRTKIAVDTLDRDVDPVGACIGARGSRIQVVVNELRGEKIDVIRWSPDPATYIANALSPARVDEVRLMDPETRQTHVLVAEDQLSLAIGKEGQNVRLAARLTGWKIDIKDKAKYDHAGEDAKFIASRAKYQAEQEEDDEDDIDFEELEPENPDELELEEDDTFDPEDDE; the protein is encoded by the coding sequence ATGTCAATGGTTACTTTACCTGGATTAAAAGAATTAATTGAAAGTATCAGTCGTGAGCGCAATTTACCTCGTCTTGCAGTTCAATCAGCGATTAGAGAAGCACTACTTAAAGGCTACGAACGTTATCGTCGCGCCCAAAATTTAGAGCGCAAACAATTTGACGAAGATTATTTTGATAATTTTGAAGTAGAACTGGATATCGAAGGAGAAGGATTTCGCGTTCTTTCCACTAAAACTATTGTCGAAAAAGTTAGTAACACAGACCATCAAATTTCTCTAGACGAAGTTCAACTAGTAGCTCCCGAAGCGCAGTTAGGCGACTCTGTAGTGCTAGATGTGACACCAGATCAAGGAGAATTTGGTCGCATGGCAGCCATGCAAACCAAGCAAGTACTAGCGCAAAAACTCCGGGATCAGCAGCGCCAAATGGTGCAAGAAGAATTCCAAGACTTAGAAGGAACTGTCCTCCAAGCAAGAGTTTTGCGGTTTGAAAGGCAATCAGTAATTTTGGCAGTTAGCAGTGGCTTTGGCCAGCCAGAAGTGGAAGCGGAATTACCAAAGCGGGAACAGCTACCCAACGATAACTATCGGGCAAATGCCACTTTCAAGGTATATCTGAAAAAAGTTTCCCAAGGTCAGCAACGGGGACCCCAGTTATTAGTATCTAGAGCAGATGCTGGTTTGGTAGTTTATCTGTTTGCTAACGAAGTACCAGAAATCGAAGATGAAGTAGTACGGATTGTTGCCGTAGCTAGGGAGGCAAACCCCCCTTCCCGTTATGTAGGTCCCCGAACTAAAATAGCAGTAGATACTCTAGACCGCGATGTAGACCCAGTTGGCGCATGTATCGGAGCCAGAGGTTCGCGGATTCAAGTGGTAGTCAACGAATTGCGTGGTGAAAAAATAGATGTAATTCGCTGGTCACCAGACCCAGCAACATATATCGCTAATGCCTTGAGTCCAGCGCGGGTGGATGAAGTCCGCCTCATGGACCCAGAAACCAGGCAAACTCACGTACTAGTGGCTGAAGATCAACTGAGTTTGGCCATTGGCAAAGAAGGACAAAATGTCCGTTTGGCAGCCCGCCTGACCGGCTGGAAAATTGACATCAAAGACAAAGCTAAATATGACCATGCAGGAGAAGATGCTAAATTTATAGCTTCCAGAGCCAAATATCAAGCAGAGCAAGAGGAAGATGATGAAGATGATATTGATTTTGAGGAATTAGAGCCGGAAAATCCAGACGAACTGGAATTAGAAGAAGATGATACTTTTGATCCTGAGGACGACGAATAA
- a CDS encoding YlxR family protein: protein MKPNYRRCISCRRLGLKEEFWRIVRVFPSGKVQLDQGMGRSAYICPQASCLQAAQKKNRLGRSLHASVPETLYQSLLQRLAPNNTQNKI from the coding sequence ATGAAACCAAATTATCGGCGCTGTATTAGTTGCCGCAGACTAGGTTTAAAAGAAGAGTTTTGGCGGATTGTACGCGTCTTTCCTTCGGGAAAGGTACAATTAGATCAGGGCATGGGGCGTTCTGCCTATATTTGTCCGCAAGCGAGTTGCTTACAAGCGGCTCAAAAGAAAAATAGACTAGGGCGATCGCTACATGCATCAGTGCCAGAAACACTGTACCAAAGCTTGTTGCAACGTCTAGCCCCCAACAATACCCAAAATAAAATTTAG